TCATAGGAATTGGTTAAAACCCTGCAATTTCATTGCAGGTACTTTAGTTTCTATAAATTTCATAGATTTACAGAATGGAAACATACAGGACTGGCTCTCATTCTGTAAGTCGGTTGAGCGCCCATATCGTGTGGGTGACGAAGTATCGCTACCATGTATTGACAGGAGACGTACAGGTTCGCTGTCGAGATTTAGTTGTACAGGTATGTAACACAGAGAATGTACAGATACTGAAGGGAGTCGTAAGTAAAGATCATGTGCATATTCACGTAGAATATCCACCTTCTCTGAGCATAAGTGTACTTGTGAAGAAGTTGAAGGGAAGGACATCTCGGATACTGCAGCAAGAATTTCCGGTATTGGGTAAGAGGTATTGGGGCCGAC
This Tenuifilum sp. 4138str DNA region includes the following protein-coding sequences:
- the tnpA gene encoding IS200/IS605 family transposase, yielding MTKYRYHVLTGDVQVRCRDLVVQVCNTENVQILKGVVSKDHVHIHVEYPPSLSISVLVKKLKGRTSRILQQEFPVLGKRYWGRHFWAVGYGAWSTGNITEEMVQEYLDHHRDKPNSETGNWILEKD